Proteins from one Betaproteobacteria bacterium genomic window:
- a CDS encoding ferritin has translation MSSVGYHESVSELSDETQDMHRAIVSLMEELEAVDWYNQRADACKDVDLKAILEHNRDEEKEHAAMVLEWIRRRDSTFSQEMKDYLFTDKPIAHK, from the coding sequence GTGTCGAGTGTCGGTTATCACGAATCCGTATCGGAGCTGTCGGACGAAACCCAGGACATGCATCGCGCCATCGTCTCGCTGATGGAGGAACTGGAGGCGGTGGACTGGTACAACCAGCGCGCGGACGCCTGCAAGGACGTGGATCTCAAGGCGATCCTCGAGCACAACCGCGACGAGGAGAAGGAGCACGCGGCGATGGTGCTCGAATGGATCCGGCGCAGGGATTCCACCTTCTCGCAGGAGATGAAGGACTATCTCTTCACCGACAAGCCGATTGCCCACAAGTGA
- a CDS encoding cytochrome P450, with translation MEEKREQDWDPRSEAVMRDQRAAYDAMRERCPVAFSDYLQWSVFRHEDVMRVLNDHAAFSSATSRHLSVPNGMDPPEHTAYRRVIEPYFTPARMQAFEPVCRSIAADLVQRLLGREAVEVIADLGQAFAVRIQCAFLGWPADLHEPLRVWTRKNQEATLTQDREAMNAVARELTGYVEQLLGARRERAERAPDDITTSLLHLQVNGKPLRDGEIVSILRNWTVGEVGTIAASVGILAHFLAQEPDHQRELRAQPSLLAAAIDEILRLHGPLVANRRITTRPVEIGGRKLEAGERLSLIWVSANRDGRAFDAPDTFRLDRDPAQNLLYGAGIHVCPGAPLASLELRVLMEELLRRTQRIEPVAGKPPTLAVYPASGFSELPLRIT, from the coding sequence ATGGAAGAAAAGCGCGAACAGGACTGGGATCCGCGGTCGGAGGCAGTGATGCGCGACCAGCGCGCGGCGTACGACGCCATGCGCGAGCGCTGTCCGGTGGCGTTCAGCGATTATCTGCAGTGGTCGGTGTTCCGGCACGAGGACGTGATGCGGGTGCTGAACGACCACGCCGCTTTCAGCAGCGCGACGTCGCGACACCTGTCGGTGCCGAACGGCATGGATCCGCCCGAGCACACCGCGTACCGCCGCGTCATCGAGCCCTACTTCACGCCGGCGCGGATGCAGGCGTTCGAGCCCGTCTGTCGCAGCATCGCGGCCGATCTCGTGCAGCGGTTGCTGGGGCGTGAGGCGGTGGAGGTGATCGCCGATCTCGGCCAAGCGTTCGCCGTGCGCATCCAGTGTGCCTTTCTCGGCTGGCCGGCGGACCTGCACGAGCCGCTGCGCGTGTGGACGCGCAAGAACCAGGAGGCGACGCTCACCCAGGATCGCGAGGCGATGAACGCCGTCGCCCGTGAGCTCACCGGTTACGTCGAACAACTGCTTGGCGCGCGGCGCGAGCGCGCCGAGCGCGCGCCGGACGACATCACCACGAGCCTGCTGCACCTCCAAGTGAACGGCAAGCCGCTGCGCGACGGGGAGATCGTGAGCATCCTGCGCAACTGGACGGTGGGCGAGGTCGGCACGATTGCGGCCTCGGTCGGCATCCTCGCGCACTTCCTGGCGCAGGAGCCCGATCACCAGCGCGAGCTGCGTGCACAACCGTCGCTCCTGGCGGCGGCGATCGACGAGATCCTGCGGCTGCACGGGCCGCTCGTAGCGAACCGCCGCATCACGACGCGTCCGGTGGAAATCGGCGGCCGCAAGCTGGAGGCGGGCGAGCGCCTCTCGCTCATCTGGGTCTCGGCCAATCGCGATGGGCGAGCCTTCGACGCACCGGACACGTTCCGTCTCGATCGCGATCCTGCGCAGAACCTGCTGTACGGCGCCGGCATCCACGTCTGCCCGGGTGCGCCGCTCGCGAGCCTGGAGCTGCGCGTGCTCATGGAAGAACTCCTGCGCCGCACGCAGCGCATCGAACCGGTGGCCGGCAAGCCGCCGACGCTGGCGGTCTATCCCGCCAGCGGCTTCTCCGAGCTGCCGCTGCGCATCACCTGA
- a CDS encoding HAD family phosphatase: MPTSDVSDGAEQPAVDALVFDFGNVVVDIDFGRAIAAWARAAGVSAEALAPRFTYDACYQALEVGAIDGATYFAALRRTLGVALSDEQLLEGWNAILGEPLPGIDRLLHALAPELPLYVFSNTNPMHHAWWSAHFRDTLRPFSAVFCSCDLGLRKPAPEAFLRVAERIGRVPARIGFFDDLAENVEGACNAGLAGFRVTSVADMRRVLIEDLGVTVPV; this comes from the coding sequence TTGCCCACAAGTGATGTGAGCGACGGGGCGGAGCAGCCCGCCGTCGATGCCCTCGTATTCGATTTCGGCAATGTCGTCGTCGACATCGACTTCGGGCGGGCCATCGCCGCGTGGGCGCGGGCGGCCGGTGTTTCCGCGGAGGCACTGGCGCCGCGCTTCACTTACGACGCATGCTACCAGGCGCTCGAAGTCGGGGCAATCGACGGCGCGACTTACTTCGCCGCCTTGCGCAGGACACTCGGGGTCGCGCTGAGCGACGAACAGCTGCTCGAAGGCTGGAATGCGATCCTCGGCGAACCGCTGCCCGGCATCGACCGTCTCCTGCACGCGCTGGCTCCCGAGCTACCGCTCTACGTGTTCTCGAACACGAATCCGATGCATCACGCCTGGTGGTCGGCGCACTTTCGCGACACGCTGCGACCCTTCTCGGCGGTGTTCTGCTCGTGCGATCTGGGCCTGCGCAAGCCTGCGCCGGAGGCATTCCTGCGGGTGGCGGAACGCATCGGCAGGGTGCCCGCGCGCATAGGTTTCTTCGACGATCTGGCGGAAAATGTCGAAGGTGCCTGCAACGCAGGCCTGGCCGGGTTCCGGGTGACCTCCGTCGCGGACATGCGGCGCGTCCTGATCGAGGATCTGGGGGTCACGGTCCCGGTGTGA
- a CDS encoding PAS domain-containing protein, which produces MTSLRTTLLLPTALCLLFWGAYTLFVGLDAPIAAGVPLAVLAVLLVVGALAVERYVLRPLQWLKLAVEGLPREGFAATPEASGPAELRALAAGIARLQTLSREADTRLATASAQQRSLEVSLRELEDRYALVVERANDGTWEWDIRSSVTLFSPRWKGMMGYLDAQVASIDAWKRLLHPDDRDAVATRLDNHLQALTPHFEAEYRLRHADDRYLWVHSRGTAIRHASGTPYRVLVMDNDIHARKELEEALIQGAEGLSSVSGMDFFQALMKNLSAILHTRDNLVCYCPDDPPTRARTLAYYSNGEFWENFEYDLAGTSCGAVIERKEIVYCPTGVCDVWPDEKQYDRDSYIGVPMFDSTGRIIGHFACMDGKPMRQDLPHLALFKIFSVRAAAELERTLLREKLGQS; this is translated from the coding sequence ATGACCAGCCTGCGGACCACCCTGCTCCTGCCCACTGCGCTTTGTCTGCTGTTCTGGGGCGCCTACACGCTTTTTGTCGGGCTGGACGCGCCCATCGCCGCCGGCGTGCCGCTTGCCGTGCTGGCGGTTCTGCTGGTGGTGGGCGCGCTCGCCGTCGAACGCTACGTCCTGCGTCCCCTGCAGTGGCTGAAGCTTGCGGTGGAGGGTCTCCCACGTGAGGGCTTCGCCGCGACACCGGAGGCGTCCGGGCCGGCGGAGTTGCGTGCCCTCGCTGCCGGGATCGCGCGCCTGCAGACGCTAAGCCGCGAGGCCGACACCCGGCTTGCCACGGCATCGGCGCAGCAGCGCAGTCTGGAGGTCAGTCTGCGCGAACTGGAGGACCGCTATGCGCTGGTCGTGGAGCGCGCGAACGACGGCACCTGGGAGTGGGACATTCGTTCCAGCGTCACGCTGTTCTCGCCGCGCTGGAAGGGGATGATGGGTTATCTCGACGCACAGGTCGCCAGCATCGATGCCTGGAAGCGCCTGCTGCACCCTGACGATCGCGACGCCGTCGCCACGCGCCTCGACAATCACCTGCAGGCGTTGACGCCGCACTTCGAGGCGGAGTACCGGTTGCGGCACGCCGACGACCGCTACCTCTGGGTGCATTCGCGCGGCACCGCGATTCGCCACGCGAGCGGCACGCCGTACCGGGTGCTGGTCATGGACAACGACATCCACGCGCGAAAGGAGCTCGAGGAAGCGCTCATCCAGGGCGCGGAAGGGCTGTCGTCGGTATCCGGCATGGACTTCTTCCAGGCCCTGATGAAGAACCTGTCGGCCATCCTGCACACCCGCGACAATCTCGTGTGCTACTGCCCCGACGATCCGCCAACCAGGGCGCGCACGCTCGCGTACTACTCCAACGGCGAGTTCTGGGAGAACTTCGAATACGATCTCGCGGGAACGTCCTGCGGCGCGGTCATCGAGCGCAAGGAGATCGTCTATTGCCCCACCGGGGTGTGCGACGTATGGCCGGACGAGAAGCAGTATGACCGCGACAGCTACATCGGCGTGCCCATGTTCGATTCCACCGGCCGCATCATCGGCCACTTCGCCTGCATGGACGGCAAGCCGATGCGCCAGGACCTGCCGCATCTGGCGCTCTTCAAGATCTTCTCCGTGCGCGCGGCGGCAGAGCTGGAGCGCACGCTGCTGCGGGAAAAGCTCGGGCAGTCCTAA